One part of the Anaeromyxobacter sp. Fw109-5 genome encodes these proteins:
- a CDS encoding carbohydrate ABC transporter permease: protein MSGTAERRLGAALVAPAGAALAVVALFPLVATAWLSLRHRVPVLGQDRFVGLANYRALAADARFWGALENTAYFTALAVTLELLLAVPLALALHHVSRGREALRAAVLVPWILPTVVAAKLWALLLQPDLGLVARLWPGGAAAVLARPALALHAAILVDVWKTTPFVALLLLAGLQSIPEDLARAARVDGASPLRTFRSITLPLLRPAVLLALLFRSLDAFRVFDVVFVLTGGGPGHTTEPLSLYAYKTLLRAGSFGLGAAISLVTFLCVVAIGLAWLRALGERSPREPPP from the coding sequence GTGAGCGGGACCGCGGAGCGCCGGCTCGGCGCCGCCCTCGTCGCGCCGGCGGGCGCGGCGCTCGCGGTCGTGGCGCTCTTCCCGCTCGTGGCCACCGCCTGGCTGTCCTTACGGCACCGCGTGCCCGTCCTCGGCCAGGATCGCTTCGTCGGCCTCGCGAACTACCGCGCGCTGGCCGCAGACGCGCGCTTCTGGGGCGCGCTCGAGAACACCGCCTACTTCACCGCGCTGGCGGTCACGCTGGAGCTGCTGCTCGCCGTGCCGCTCGCGCTCGCGCTCCACCACGTCTCCCGGGGCCGGGAGGCGCTGCGCGCCGCCGTGCTCGTCCCGTGGATCCTCCCCACCGTCGTGGCGGCGAAGCTATGGGCGCTCCTCCTCCAGCCCGACCTCGGCCTCGTCGCCCGGCTGTGGCCCGGCGGCGCCGCGGCGGTGCTCGCCCGCCCCGCGCTGGCGCTGCACGCGGCGATCCTCGTGGACGTCTGGAAGACCACCCCGTTCGTCGCCCTGCTCCTGCTCGCCGGGCTGCAGTCCATCCCCGAGGACCTCGCCCGCGCGGCGCGGGTGGACGGCGCCTCGCCGCTCCGCACCTTCCGCTCGATCACCCTCCCCCTGCTGCGCCCCGCCGTCCTGCTCGCGCTCCTGTTCCGCAGCCTCGACGCCTTCCGGGTCTTCGACGTGGTCTTCGTCCTCACGGGCGGCGGTCCCGGCCACACCACCGAGCCGCTCTCGCTCTACGCGTACAAGACGCTCCTGCGCGCCGGCAGCTTCGGGCTGGGCGCGGCGATCTCGCTCGTCACGTTCCTGTGCGTGGTCGCGATCGGGCTCGCCTGGCTGCGGGCGCTGGGCGAGCGCAGCCCGCGGGAGCCGCCGCCGTGA